A genomic stretch from Natronomonas gomsonensis includes:
- a CDS encoding matrixin family metalloprotease encodes MNRRWCAVAVALLLALSGCVGPINPEVLEHTDNWDGDPDNHWRSEVIAVSYESAPDDDRDYRRLVHRAAAYWTENSQRYAGYDVGLRLVDSAENADIHVRFVERVSECGAHSDEHTAGCAPVLTDARQVDRPVDVRVRTGLSEESTVQVLKHEFGHTLGLRHGDAPREVMQAYSALNTVPKPNATDRALPWRTNELRVYADYEALPETDREEARRQVRAALGYYADGAGGTVPENVTFYAADSREDADIVVEFDGTAACRSGPGSCGTLSGGDEDGDGALEYYDSLTVVLVDLDVDVIGWHVGRWLGTGFGHTDDSEYPEPLRESASYEERRSAWWA; translated from the coding sequence ATGAATCGCCGGTGGTGTGCCGTCGCTGTCGCGCTGTTGCTCGCGCTGTCGGGGTGTGTCGGACCGATAAACCCGGAAGTTCTCGAACACACTGACAACTGGGACGGCGACCCCGACAACCACTGGCGTTCGGAGGTCATCGCGGTCAGTTACGAGTCCGCCCCCGACGACGACCGCGACTACCGACGGCTGGTCCACCGGGCGGCGGCCTACTGGACTGAGAACAGCCAGCGGTACGCGGGGTACGACGTGGGGTTGCGGCTGGTCGACTCCGCCGAGAACGCCGATATCCACGTCCGGTTCGTCGAGCGCGTCTCGGAGTGTGGCGCCCACAGCGACGAACACACCGCCGGCTGTGCACCCGTTCTGACCGACGCTCGACAGGTCGACCGGCCGGTCGACGTGCGAGTCCGTACCGGCCTCTCCGAAGAGTCGACCGTCCAGGTGCTGAAACACGAGTTCGGACACACCCTCGGGTTGCGCCACGGCGACGCCCCACGGGAGGTTATGCAGGCGTACTCGGCGCTGAACACCGTCCCGAAGCCGAACGCGACCGACCGCGCGCTGCCGTGGCGGACGAACGAACTCCGCGTGTACGCCGACTACGAGGCGCTGCCGGAGACAGACCGTGAGGAAGCCAGACGACAGGTTCGGGCCGCACTCGGCTACTACGCCGACGGCGCCGGCGGCACCGTCCCCGAGAACGTGACGTTCTACGCCGCCGATTCCCGCGAAGACGCGGATATCGTCGTCGAGTTCGACGGGACGGCGGCGTGTCGGAGCGGGCCGGGGTCCTGTGGCACCCTCTCGGGTGGCGACGAGGACGGCGACGGCGCCCTGGAGTACTACGACTCGCTGACAGTCGTGTTGGTCGACCTCGACGTGGACGTAATCGGCTGGCACGTCGGCCGGTGGCTGGGAACCGGGTTCGGACACACCGACGACAGCGAGTACCCCGAACCGCTCAGGGAGAGCGCGAGCTACGAGGAGCGTCGGAGCGCCTGGTGGGCGTAG